In a single window of the Labeo rohita strain BAU-BD-2019 chromosome 23, IGBB_LRoh.1.0, whole genome shotgun sequence genome:
- the mul1b gene encoding mitochondrial ubiquitin ligase activator of NFKB 1: METSGKPSTAQIVLLATSSALTAVLYTIYKRKSKHVAKLREAKKMPLNPDLKTILGEAPGKCVPYAVIEGVVRSVKETLNSQFVDNCKGVIERLTLKEKKMVWNRTTNLWNDCEKVIHQRTNTVPFDLAPHDDTIPTTVRVVRPLDAAELDLETTYENFHPSQQSLTNVIGHFISGERPQGIQETEEILRLGASMTGVGELVLDNNLVRLQPPKQGLRYFLSRLDYDSLLSKQEGHLRIWKVLTMLFGLTACATLFYLLWRQYVLRKERRKERSLLDEYKKWQSRRLQELHLAEEDLSPTSCTICLNRERSCVFLECGHVCACEECYRALPQPKKCPICRATIDRIVPLYNS, from the exons ATGGAGACCAGTGGCAAACCCTCGACAGCACAGATTGTGTTGTTGGCCACTAGCTCGGCTCTGACTGCTGTTTTATACACCATATACAAGAGGAAGTCGAAACATGTAGCGAAATTAAGG GAGGCCAAGAAGATGCCATTAAATCCAGACTTGAAAACTATCCTAGGTGAAGCACCAGGAAAATGTGTTCCCTATGCAGTTATTGAAG GTGTTGTGCGCTCGGTGAAGGAGACCTTGAACAGTCAGTTTGTAGACAACTGTAAAGGAGTCATCGAGAGGTTGACCCTAAAAGAGAAGAAGATGGTGTGGAATCGAACAACAAATCTATG GAACGATTGTGAAAAGGTCATCCACCAACGCACCAACACCGTGCCCTTTGACCTCGCCCCACATGATGACACTATTCCCACAACAGTACGAGTGGTCCGTCCACTCGATGCAGCCGAATTAGATCTGGAGACCACCTATGAGAACTTCCACCCCTCCCAGCAGTCCCTGACCAACGTCATCGGCCACTTTATCAGCGGCGAGCGCCCTCAGGGCATCCAGGAGACGGAAGAAATTCTGCGTCTGGGTGCCAGCATGACAGGCGTAGGGGAGCTGGTGCTGGACAACAACCTGGTTCGTCTTCAACCCCCTAAACAGGGCCTGCGGTACTTCCTCAGCCGCCTAGACTACGACAGCCTCCTGAGCAAGCAAGAGGGTCACCTGCGGATCTGGAAGGTCTTGACGATGCTGTTTGGCTTAACTGCCTGCGCCACACTGTTCTACCTCCTGTGGCGGCAGTACGTGCTGCGGAAGGAGCGGAGGAAAGAGCGCAGCCTGCTGGACGAGTACAAGAAGTGGCAGAGCAGACGTTTGCAGGAGCTTCACCTGGCAGAGGAGGATCTGTCTCCTACTTCATGTACAATATGCTTGAATCGTGAGCGCTCGTGTGTGTTTCTAGAGTGTGGTCACGTGTGTGCCTGTGAGGAGTGCTATAGGGCCCTGCCTCAACCTAAGAAATGTCCCATATGCAGGGCTACAATAGACAGGATTGTCCCTCTGTATAACAGCTAG
- the camk2n1b gene encoding calcium/calmodulin-dependent protein kinase II inhibitor 1b, whose amino-acid sequence MSEVLPYEENITHYGDDGDEEQISLTCRLQNNSSNFFSSTQNKRAPKLGQIGRSKRVVIEDDRIDEVLNNTAEKSSAGV is encoded by the exons ATGTCAGAAGTGCTGCCTTACGAAGAAAACATCACTCATTATGGCGATGATGGAGATGAGGAGCAGATTTCCCTCACCTGTCGCCTGcagaacaacagcagtaacttctTCAGTTCGACGCAGAACAAACGAGCTCCGAAACTCGGGCAGATCGGACGCAGTAAGAGAG TTGTCATCGAAGACGACAGAATTGACGAAGTCCTGAACAACACGGCAGAGAAGTCATCGGCGGGAGTGTAA